The following coding sequences are from one Paenibacillus sp. JDR-2 window:
- a CDS encoding stage II sporulation protein M, whose amino-acid sequence MFRWSEIKAHFKIMNPYIAFGFILFFAGLVVGGTNSAFSDYLEQQLKALGNVAESLEQTKNPTLAFMVFIFLNNAIKSIFIIYIGAIFGIIPIFFLVLNGMVVGFLLQHVAETQGTGDMLTVILGLLPHGIIEIPAIVVACAYGMKFGVLLLKALGRIVIPGKEAGKSGREIEYFMIRSVPVVVILTVALLVAAVIESTVSVWVSSL is encoded by the coding sequence ATGTTTCGCTGGTCTGAAATAAAAGCCCATTTCAAAATCATGAATCCCTACATCGCGTTTGGATTCATTTTGTTTTTTGCCGGACTTGTCGTCGGAGGAACCAACAGCGCTTTTAGCGATTATCTCGAGCAGCAGTTGAAGGCCCTCGGCAATGTAGCCGAATCTCTGGAGCAGACGAAGAATCCGACGCTTGCCTTTATGGTCTTTATCTTTTTAAACAATGCGATCAAATCCATCTTTATCATCTATATAGGCGCGATCTTCGGCATCATCCCGATTTTCTTCCTGGTTCTTAACGGCATGGTTGTAGGCTTCTTGCTGCAGCATGTAGCAGAGACGCAGGGAACGGGGGATATGCTTACGGTTATATTGGGACTGCTGCCTCACGGAATAATTGAGATCCCAGCGATCGTAGTGGCATGCGCTTACGGGATGAAGTTTGGCGTTCTGTTGCTTAAGGCATTAGGAAGGATCGTTATTCCGGGGAAGGAAGCGGGCAAATCCGGCCGGGAGATCGAATATTTCATGATTAGATCCGTTCCGGTGGTCGTTATTCTAACGGTGGCATTGCTTGTTGCGGCGGTAATTGAAAGCACAGTTAGCGTTTGGGTAAGTTCGTTGTAA
- the pdaB gene encoding polysaccharide deacetylase family sporulation protein PdaB: MNFFYVLNGRKLKRNFLLVLALVFSVGVIYAERDNITVFSPQQPAAIYSVPTDKKVVALTFDISWGDKRTEPILKVLKDKGVTQATFFLSSPWSQSHPDIVKDIVNDGFEIGSHGHKHDNYSKLSDDEIRTQITTAHTILTDLTGKQPNLIRLPNGDFDKRVLRIAEELNYKVIQWDTDSMDWLNIGTDKIINRVVSRAHNGDIILMHASDSVKQTHEALPVIIDELRAKGYEFVTVSELINQTESEGRAVQDKTTSLTMLGLEDAMAAADTGY, encoded by the coding sequence ATGAACTTTTTTTATGTACTTAACGGACGAAAATTAAAACGCAACTTCCTTCTTGTTCTCGCACTCGTCTTCTCTGTAGGGGTTATTTACGCAGAAAGAGACAACATCACGGTATTCTCACCACAGCAGCCAGCCGCTATATACAGTGTCCCTACGGATAAAAAGGTCGTAGCCCTGACATTCGACATTAGCTGGGGGGACAAGCGTACGGAACCGATTCTGAAGGTATTAAAAGACAAAGGGGTTACACAAGCAACCTTCTTCCTGTCTTCGCCTTGGAGCCAGTCCCATCCCGACATTGTCAAAGATATCGTGAATGACGGCTTTGAGATCGGCAGCCATGGCCACAAGCATGATAACTACAGCAAGCTTAGCGATGATGAGATTCGTACGCAAATCACAACCGCACATACTATCTTGACCGATCTGACCGGCAAGCAGCCAAACCTGATTCGCCTTCCTAACGGAGATTTCGACAAACGCGTGCTCCGTATCGCGGAAGAGCTTAACTACAAAGTTATCCAATGGGATACCGATTCAATGGACTGGCTGAACATTGGAACGGACAAGATTATCAACCGTGTCGTAAGCCGTGCCCATAATGGAGACATTATTCTTATGCACGCCAGCGATTCCGTGAAACAAACGCATGAAGCACTCCCTGTAATCATCGATGAGCTTCGTGCGAAAGGATATGAATTCGTAACCGTATCCGAGCTGATTAATCAAACCGAGTCGGAAGGCCGTGCTGTACAGGACAAAACGACCTCTCTTACGATGCTTGGACTCGAGGATGCTATGGCAGCTGCGGATACTGGCTATTGA
- a CDS encoding KinB-signaling pathway activation protein yields the protein MAVGAVVTVISGSIMQWTDQSFGFMGLEAAGFNAFMMAMVGLLIGAFSQMGFFAYLTLNYIALSIFRKSYLWNALQGYTTIFAVFGLGYMLYEQRTNNWFFWVLPLVLLICSLAVAYVKVSQTKPSAFVPTTFLMFFVTFVEAWPALQGETNISAIVFMIIPLFVCNAYQILMLHRLLHKNTTTDSATSAKPVA from the coding sequence ATGGCCGTCGGGGCTGTAGTTACAGTCATCAGCGGGTCGATCATGCAATGGACGGACCAGTCCTTCGGATTTATGGGGCTTGAGGCAGCCGGGTTTAACGCCTTCATGATGGCGATGGTCGGCTTATTGATAGGGGCATTTAGCCAAATGGGGTTCTTTGCTTACCTGACCTTGAATTACATTGCATTAAGCATTTTCCGCAAAAGCTATCTCTGGAACGCTCTCCAGGGCTATACAACGATTTTTGCCGTATTTGGCCTCGGTTATATGCTTTATGAGCAGCGGACCAACAACTGGTTCTTCTGGGTGCTGCCGCTTGTTCTTTTGATCTGCTCCCTCGCCGTGGCATACGTCAAAGTCAGCCAAACCAAACCAAGCGCATTTGTGCCAACCACGTTTTTGATGTTCTTCGTTACCTTCGTGGAAGCATGGCCGGCTCTGCAAGGGGAGACCAACATTTCGGCTATCGTCTTTATGATTATCCCGTTGTTTGTCTGCAATGCTTACCAAATCCTCATGCTGCACCGTTTGCTTCATAAAAATACAACAACCGACTCTGCAACATCTGCAAAGCCGGTCGCGTAA
- the gerD gene encoding spore germination lipoprotein GerD: protein MRMRLALLTALSALTFVLTSCGAESSGGNNQQISYKDMKSMVIDILKTEDAQKALQESAQQMSGYNGSGTKLLSVQDQEQVRLAVKDVMVSPEYDKVIRTLMTDTRFAGEFAKAVNKQNKDIHKELMKDPTYQEQMIKAFKTPEMDKMILEVLQSTQYKKQVMSLMQESMQNPLFRLEVLDLMKKAVQEELKPKPDEKVDKKSQEGGGGGEEGGSSGDEKQSDDGGSGEGDGSDSST from the coding sequence ATGCGCATGCGATTGGCTTTATTAACGGCGCTTTCCGCCCTAACATTTGTCTTAACAAGCTGCGGTGCGGAATCTTCAGGAGGCAACAACCAACAGATCAGCTACAAGGATATGAAGTCGATGGTTATTGACATACTGAAAACCGAAGATGCTCAAAAAGCTTTACAGGAATCCGCCCAGCAAATGTCCGGCTATAACGGCAGCGGTACCAAGCTGTTGTCTGTACAGGATCAAGAGCAGGTGCGCCTTGCCGTAAAAGATGTAATGGTTTCTCCGGAATACGACAAGGTCATCCGGACTTTAATGACGGATACCCGTTTTGCCGGTGAATTTGCCAAAGCCGTAAACAAGCAAAACAAAGACATTCACAAGGAACTAATGAAGGATCCGACGTACCAGGAACAAATGATCAAAGCGTTCAAAACGCCGGAAATGGACAAAATGATTCTCGAAGTGCTGCAAAGCACGCAATATAAAAAGCAGGTTATGTCCCTCATGCAGGAATCGATGCAAAACCCCCTCTTCCGTCTGGAAGTGCTTGATCTGATGAAAAAAGCAGTACAGGAAGAGCTAAAACCAAAGCCGGATGAAAAAGTTGATAAGAAGTCGCAAGAAGGCGGCGGCGGTGGTGAAGAAGGCGGCTCCTCCGGAGATGAAAAACAAAGTGATGATGGCGGCAGCGGCGAAGGAGACGGCTCTGATTCTTCGACTTAA
- a CDS encoding Mrp/NBP35 family ATP-binding protein has translation MLTREQALEAVGSVTAQYSADSVTVRDVVVKDRQVSMTVLTASEDLRPSLETALRDALARAGAETVHCRFRALESGAGAAAAPQGQAGGKAQPAAAKGPVQGHGAGIESPLLAAGSGTQFIAVASGKGGVGKSTVTVNLAVALARKGKRVGIIDADIYGFSVPDMMGIETRPEIVNERVIPIERYGVKVMSMGFFVEDNSPIVWRGPMLGKMLRNFFAEIEWGELDYLLLDLPPGTGDVALDVHQIIPQSKEIIVTTPHATAAFVAARAGAMAIKTEHEIIGVVENMSYYKCSKCGEPEYIFGRGGGARLAESLHAELLAQIPLGQPDNHISEPDFSPSVYKAESETGALYLDIAEQVIQKCSR, from the coding sequence ATGTTGACACGTGAACAAGCTCTGGAAGCCGTCGGTTCAGTAACGGCCCAATATAGCGCGGACTCCGTTACCGTCCGCGATGTTGTTGTGAAGGACCGTCAAGTATCGATGACGGTCCTGACAGCCAGCGAGGACCTTCGTCCCTCGCTGGAAACCGCGCTGCGCGATGCGCTCGCGCGGGCTGGCGCCGAAACCGTGCATTGCCGGTTTCGTGCGCTGGAGAGCGGCGCAGGCGCAGCTGCCGCGCCGCAAGGACAAGCCGGCGGCAAAGCCCAGCCGGCCGCGGCCAAAGGCCCCGTACAAGGTCACGGGGCCGGAATCGAAAGCCCGCTGCTTGCCGCTGGCAGCGGCACTCAGTTCATTGCCGTCGCCAGCGGCAAGGGCGGCGTCGGCAAATCGACGGTGACCGTCAATCTTGCGGTCGCCTTAGCCCGCAAAGGCAAGCGCGTCGGCATCATCGACGCGGATATTTACGGCTTCAGCGTGCCCGATATGATGGGCATCGAGACGCGCCCCGAGATCGTGAACGAGCGCGTTATTCCAATTGAACGCTATGGCGTCAAAGTCATGTCGATGGGCTTCTTTGTTGAAGACAACAGCCCGATCGTATGGCGCGGGCCGATGCTGGGCAAGATGCTTCGCAATTTCTTTGCCGAAATCGAATGGGGCGAGCTGGATTACCTGCTGCTTGACCTGCCTCCGGGAACGGGCGATGTGGCGCTCGACGTCCATCAGATTATCCCGCAGAGCAAAGAGATTATCGTAACGACGCCTCATGCGACAGCAGCATTTGTAGCGGCCCGCGCCGGCGCGATGGCTATCAAGACTGAGCATGAGATTATTGGCGTCGTGGAGAACATGTCCTATTACAAATGCAGCAAATGCGGCGAGCCGGAGTACATTTTTGGACGCGGCGGCGGCGCCCGTCTTGCAGAATCCCTGCATGCGGAACTGCTCGCCCAGATTCCGCTGGGACAGCCGGATAATCACATTTCCGAGCCGGATTTCTCGCCTTCGGTGTATAAGGCCGAGAGCGAGACAGGTGCGTTGTACCTGGATATTGCCGAACAAGTTATTCAAAAATGCAGCCGTTAA
- the cwlD gene encoding N-acetylmuramoyl-L-alanine amidase CwlD, with the protein MRRKRLVVWMTYKGALRIAAGMAALVLTWIILTQGGEPVSRTWSYWTLPLSGKTIAIDAGHGGVDGGAVSKEGVVEKDLNLAIALYLRDYLQQAGAIVLLTREGDYDLAGQDTKGYSKRKTEDLLQRVANIKESKPSLVISIHMNSIPSAKWSGAQTFFNPANHPDNQVLATFIQNEIRRNLENTSRVAVMDKNNVYLLKALDDIPTALVEVGFLSNPGEAARLADSNYQRQVAASIYQGILRYSSGEKLNTGTAADAASDMKAAEPTN; encoded by the coding sequence ATGCGCCGAAAACGTTTGGTCGTCTGGATGACTTATAAGGGAGCGCTCCGCATCGCGGCCGGCATGGCAGCGCTTGTGTTGACCTGGATAATACTTACCCAAGGTGGGGAGCCGGTATCCCGGACCTGGAGTTATTGGACGCTGCCTTTATCCGGGAAAACAATTGCGATTGATGCGGGCCATGGAGGCGTTGACGGCGGTGCGGTTAGCAAGGAGGGGGTAGTTGAAAAGGACTTAAACCTTGCGATTGCGCTCTACCTCAGAGATTATCTGCAGCAGGCAGGAGCCATTGTACTGCTCACCAGAGAAGGAGATTATGATCTGGCAGGCCAGGATACGAAGGGTTATTCCAAGCGCAAGACGGAGGATTTGCTGCAGCGTGTAGCCAACATCAAGGAAAGTAAGCCAAGCCTTGTTATCAGCATCCATATGAACAGCATTCCGTCCGCAAAGTGGTCAGGAGCTCAAACGTTTTTTAATCCTGCTAATCATCCGGACAACCAAGTTCTTGCCACGTTTATACAAAACGAGATCCGCCGTAATCTGGAGAATACAAGCAGGGTAGCCGTTATGGACAAAAATAACGTATACCTTCTTAAAGCACTGGATGATATTCCTACGGCACTTGTTGAAGTCGGATTCCTGTCTAATCCGGGGGAAGCCGCGCGTCTGGCTGATTCGAATTATCAGCGTCAGGTGGCCGCTTCGATTTATCAAGGTATTCTCCGGTATTCCTCAGGGGAAAAGCTGAATACGGGTACAGCGGCGGATGCTGCATCGGATATGAAGGCGGCTGAACCGACGAATTAA